The genomic region CTCCATCGCCAGGGTGCGATCGTGTTGGGAGTCGCGGGCGGTGAGCATGATGATTTTGATATCTGCGGTATCCTGGGCCGACTTCAGTTGCTGGCAGATATTACGGCCATCGCCTGCCGGCATGGTAATATCGAGGAGGATCAAGTCTGGGCTCTGGGTGGAGGCAATCTGCATGGCTTCGCTGGCATCATAGGCGTGCAGAATTTCGTGTCCCTGTTCGGTCAGAAACTTGGTGAATGAGATATGGATGGTACGATCATCGTCAGCGATAAGAATTTTCATAGGATCGAGGGCCTGAAAGGTTATGAATGAGTGGTTTGGGTCGCTGGTATAACGTAACTTTTGCTATCGTATAGAATCTGTCGTAGTTTGACAACTGTATTTATTACTCTGTTATTGAATTTGATAGTACTAAACTATCCTTAGTTTCGCCTTACTCCTGTCTTGCCGTTATCCCCGTCGCCTCAAGCAGCGCCCAGCCGATATCCCCCTCTTCGCCGCAATACCCATGATCCTTGCGCTTTTCCTTGAGATGGTCGAGCAGTTGCCCGGCCAGGACCTTGCCCAGCTGCACCCCTTCCTGGTCAAAGGAATTGATGTTCCAGATAAAACCCTGGAAGGCGATCTTGGCTTCATAGATGGCCAGCAGCGCCCCCATGGCAAACGGGGTGAGGCGCTCTGCCATTAGCAGGCAGTTGGGGCGGTTGCCCGGAAACCGGCGATTGGGGTTGTCGTGGGAGCGGCCAGTGGCCAAGGCCAGGGACTGGGCCAGTAGATTGGCCAGCAGTTTGTCTTGGGAGGTTGTGCCCTGGATGTTAAGATCTTCGCCGTACTGACTCTCTCGGAAGCCGATAAACTCAACCGGCACGATGGTGGTGCCTTGATGGATGAGTTGATAAAAGGCGTGCTGGCCGTTGGTGCCGGGTTCCCCCCAGATTACCGGTCCACTGTGGCTGGCCACAGGCCGTCCTGAGCGATCAATGGATTTGCCGTTGCTCTCCATGTCGCATTGCTGGAGGTGGGCGGTAAAGCGGAGTAGCGCCTGGCTGTAGGGGAGAATCGCCAAGGTGTCGTAGCCTAAGCAGTTGCGGTTCCAGATGCCGATCAGCGCGAGTAGCAGTGGAATGTTATTGCGGATATCAGTCTCTTCCGCCGCCTGGTCAACGGTGTTGGCGCCTCGTAAAATCTCCATCACCGCCTCATGTCCCAGGGCAAAGCCTAAGATCACCGCTCCCACCATGGAGGTCGCGCTGTAGCGGCCGCCGATATAGTCGAACATATAGAACGACTCTCGGTACCGCGCCGGATTGTCCATGGGGCCGCCCTTGCCGGTCACTGCCAGGAAGTGGCGTTGGGGGTCGAGCC from Desulfobulbaceae bacterium harbors:
- a CDS encoding response regulator transcription factor; translation: MKILIADDDRTIHISFTKFLTEQGHEILHAYDASEAMQIASTQSPDLILLDITMPAGDGRNICQQLKSAQDTADIKIIMLTARDSQHDRTLAMELGADDFISKPCSIPYLDRAITKLTRK
- a CDS encoding glucose-6-phosphate isomerase translates to MTSYHGITSNAAWNELQHLATQPFDLTTEGALNQERIMALRSEMAGFTLLYGTERVDATIVSALQRLADESGVIAQFQAMKRGAVMNRIEGYDSENRMALHTAVRDVFSKTPCHPEASGQARQELDKLDRFLADLNSGAVVNHKNEAFTDMALVGIGGSDLGPRALYLALRRFSLPGRRVHFISNVDPDDAAQVLAGLDLSRTLVNVVSKSGSTLETLTNEELVRAAFAKAGLDPQRHFLAVTGKGGPMDNPARYRESFYMFDYIGGRYSATSMVGAVILGFALGHEAVMEILRGANTVDQAAEETDIRNNIPLLLALIGIWNRNCLGYDTLAILPYSQALLRFTAHLQQCDMESNGKSIDRSGRPVASHSGPVIWGEPGTNGQHAFYQLIHQGTTIVPVEFIGFRESQYGEDLNIQGTTSQDKLLANLLAQSLALATGRSHDNPNRRFPGNRPNCLLMAERLTPFAMGALLAIYEAKIAFQGFIWNINSFDQEGVQLGKVLAGQLLDHLKEKRKDHGYCGEEGDIGWALLEATGITARQE